The Candidatus Omnitrophota bacterium genome contains the following window.
GACGAGGGACAGCCGGACGAAGGCCTTTTGGCGCCTTTGCGCGATCGCGCCTCCAAAGAAGGGGCCGCGCTGGTTACCCTGTGCACCAAACTGGAAGCAGAGATCGTTCAATTGCCCTCCGAGGAACGCTCCGCGTATTATGAGTCCGCCGGTATTACTTCTCCGGGTTTGGCCCGGCTTGCCCAGGCCGGCAAGGATCTGTTAAAGCTTGTTTGTTTTTTCACCGCCGGGCCGCAGGAAACCCGCGCCTGGCTGGTGAGCAAAGGCACCGTTGCCGTCAAGGCCGCCGGCAAGATCCATACCGACATTGAGAGGGGATTCATCCGCGCGGAGATCTACAAATACGCGGACCTGGAAAAATGGGGCTCTTACAAGGCCGTGCAGGAAAAAAACCTTGTCACCCTTGAAGGCAAGGAATATGAAATGAAGGACGGGGATTGCGCCTATTTTCGTTTCAGTGTTTGAAATTTTCATGTTAGAATAACCGCCATGCTGGACGATCTCGCCAAAGACATCGACGAACTCAACAACAAGCTTTCGGGCTTAAGGGGGTATCTTTGACTTGGGCCCCAAAGAAAAAGACATAGCCGCCATCCAGGAGCGCATGGCTCAGCCGGGTTTTTGGGACGGGCAGGAACGATCCAACCGGCAGATGCGGGAATTGAAGTCCTTGAAGAACGTCGTTGAGCCGTTCGCCGATTGTGTCAAACGTTTGGCCGATGCCCGTGAATTCCTGCCCCTGGCCGATGGTGATGAAGCCATGACCCGGCACATCATCGCGGATATCGCTGCCTTAAAGATCCAGATCGACGCTTTGGAATTGCTGGCCATTTTGAGCGGGCCGTATGACGCCAATAACGCTTTGTTGAGCATCAACGCCGGCGCCGGCGGAACGGAGTCCTGCGACTGGGCGAACATGCTCTTGAGGATGTACACGCGCTGGTGCGACATCCGCGGTTTTAAATGCGAGATCATTGACATTTTGCACGGGGAAGAGGCGGGGATCAAGAACGCCACCCTGCGCATTGAGGGGGAGAAGGCCTACGGGTATCTGAAGGCGGAAAAAGGCGTGCACCGTCTGGTGCGCATATCGCCTTTTGATTCCAACAAACGCCGCCACACCTCTTTCGCATCCGTTGAAGTCATCCCCGAAATTGAGGATGATGATGCCCAGATGACCATTGACCCCTCGGAGCTGCGCGTTGATGTTTACCGCGCCTCCGGGCCCGGCGGCCAGGGGGTCAATACCACCGACTCGGCGGTGCGCATCACGCATGTGCCGACGAATATCGTGGCGCAGTCCCAGAAGGAACGTTCCCAACTGCAGAACAAGATGCAGGCGATGAAGGTCCTGCGCGCCCGCCTGTATGAATTGAAGAGGCGCCAGCAGGAAGACGTCCTGAACAAGGAAGCCGGGGACAAGCAGAAGATCGAATGGGGCAGCCAGATCCGCTCCTATGTTTTACAACCCTATATCATGGTCAAGGACCACCGCACCGGCGTTGAGACCGGCAACGCGCAAAAGGTGCTCGACGGCGGCATTGATGATTTTATCCAGGCGTATTTGAGAACAAAACCGGAAGACCGGGACAAGCGTCTTAAAAATAAAGGGAATGACGATGTTTGATTTTTTTGTCCGTAAGGGCATGGTCGGATCGGCCCAGAATTTCATCAGCCGGCTCAATCCTAAGGTGCAGGTCCATATCCACCCCGACGCGCCTTTGCCGTCCATCGACTTAGTCAAGAAATTAAGCAGCCGCGCCTCCCGGATCTGCGCGCTGGAACCCAAGATCAGCGCGCTCTCCGACGAACAATTGCGCGCCAAGACCGATGAGTTCAAGAGCACCATCGCCCAAGCCGTGGCCTCTAAAAAGGCCGAACATGATCAGGTTTTGGCCAATTATCGCAAGGCCCAGTCAGCCCAGGAAAGGGAAGACCTTGCGCGCGAGATCAAACGTCTGGACAAAGAACTTTTTGAGACCAAGCGCGCGGTTTTGGATGTCATTCTCAATGAGGCCTTTGCCGTGGTGCGCGAGGCAGGCAAACGTTTTTTGAACATGCGTCCTTTTGACGTGCAATTGGTCGGAGGCATGGTCCTGCACAACGGCGCCATCGCGGAAATGACCACCGGCGAAGGCAAGACGCTCGTGGCCACCCTGCCCGCGTATTTGAACGCCTTGACCGGCGACGGGGTGCACGTGGTCACCGTCAACGACTATCTCGCCCACCGCGACCGTCATTGGATGGGGCCGGTCTATGAATTCCTGGGGTTAAGCATCGGCGTCATCCAGCACGACATGAACCCGCGCGAACGCCAGGCGGCTTACGGATGCGACATCACCTACGGCACCAATAACGAGTTTGGTTTTGATTATCTGCGCGACAACATGGTCTCTTTTAAGGAAGAGATGGTCCAGCGCGGGCATGCGTTCGCCATCGTGGACGAGGTGGACAGCATCCTCGTTGACGAAGCGCGCACGCCCCTGATCATCTCCGGCCCGGCGGAAGAAAGCACGGACAAATATTATAAGGCCCATCAGATCTCTCTGGGGCTCAAAGGCTGCCGCGTGACCGATACCGATGTGGAAAAAATAAACGCCAAGGCCAAAGGGCTGGACCCGGAAGAATTGTACAAGGACTACGATTATGTCGCCGATGAAAAGGCCAAATCTATCGCGCTTTCGGATGAGGGGGAACGCAAAGCCGCTGAAATGTTCGGGGTCCATAATTTGCATGAGATCGAAACAACGGAATATCTCCATCATGTCATCTGCGCTTTGCGGGCCAAGGAATTCTTCAAACGCGACATCGACTACGTGGTCAAGGACGGCAAGGTCATCATCGTCGATGAGTTCACCGGCCGCATGATGCCGGGCCGGCGCTGGTCCGATGGGCTCCACCAGGCGGTGGAGGCCAAGGAGGCGATCGCCATTGAGCGCGAGAACCAGACGCTGGCGACCATCACGTTCCAGAATTATTTCCGCATGTATCAGAAGCTGGCGGGCATGACAGGGACCGCGTACACCGAGGCCAATGAGTTCAAACAGATCTATAATCTCGATTGCGTGGTCATCCCCACCAATAGTCCCATGGCCCGCGACAGCCATTCGGATTGTGTTTACAAGACGCAAAAAGAAAAATACGAGGCCGTGGTCCAGGCGATCGAGGCCTGCCACGCGAAAGGCCAGTCGGTGCTGGTGGGTACGATCTCCATCCAGAAATCGGAATTGATCAGCGCGCTTTTAAAGCAGAAAGGCATCCCGCATCAGGTCCTCAACGCCAAATATCACGAGATGGAAGCGCATATCATTGCCCAGGCCGGCCGTTATCATGCCGTGACCATCGCCACCAACATGGCGGGCCGCGGGACCGACATTATGCTGGGCGGTAACGCCGAATATCTGGCGCGCGCGCTGGCTTTGGAGAAAGGCAAGGACAATTCCGACGAGCAGCGTGAGGCCATGGTCAAGACGTTCATCAGCCAGTTCAGGGAACAGGTGAAAAAAGAGCATGACCAGGTCATCGCCGCGGGCGGTCTGTACGTCATCGGCACCGAACGCCATGAGTCCCGGCGCATTGATAATCAGCTGCGCGGCCGCTGCGGCCGTCAGGGCGATCCCGGCGAATCGCGTTTTTATGTGTCTTTGCAGGATGACCTGATGCGGCTCTTCGCGTCCGACCGCATCATGGTGGTCATGGAAAAGCTGGGGATGGAAGAAGGGCAGGTCATTGAATCGCGCATGGTCTCCGGCGCTCTGGAGATCGCCCAGAAACGCGTTGAGAATTACAACTTTGAGATCCGCAAGCAATTGCTGGAATACGACAATGTCATGAACAAACAGCGCGAGGTGATCTATTCCCTGCGCCGTTCCATCCTGGAAGGCGAGAATTTGAAGGACGTCGTGCTCGACGCTGTGGCCCAGACCGCTGAAGACATGATCGACCAGCATGCGGCTTTGGCCGAGGCCACGGAAAACCCCGTCAACGTCCTGGCGGCGCAATTGCAGGCCGCCTTTGCGTTGAACATCTATCCGATCAAACATATGTTCGCCGAGTCCTCCACCGCTGAAATTAAGACCGCCGTGGTCGATTTTCTGATGGACGCCTATGAGCTTAAAGAGAAACAATTGACACCCGAAGTCATGCGCCGCATGGAACGCATGGTCCTTCTGCACGTCATTGACACCCAATGGAAAGACCATTTGCACGCGATGGACCATATCAAGGACGGCATCAGCTTGCGCGCCCTGGGCCAGCGCGATCCGCTGGTTGAATATAAAAAAGAAGGTTTCGCGATGTTCAAGACGCTGTACGGGACCATTAACCACGAGGTCGCCTCCCTGATGTTCAAGCTTGAACCGCCGCAAGGCCAGGAGGAGAGACCGCGCACGGTGTTAAGCCGTTTGCCTCAGCATGCCGTGCATCAGGATTTTTCGGGGTTGGCCGCTGCCGCGGCTGCGCCGCAGGGAAGCATCCCTGAGATGGTGGAAGAGATGCCGTCCGCCCCCGCCCTTGTCCCGCTGCGCGCCGAACACAAGGTCGGCCGCAATGATCCCTGCCCATGCGGCAGCGGAAAAAAATACAAAAAATGCTGCGGACAATGATCCTCATCGTCCTTTCCGCTGTCCTGCTGGTCATTTCCTATCCCCAAATGGACTGGGGACCGCTCGCGTGGGTGGCCCTGGTCCCGTTCTTTTTCGCCATCGACGGTAAAAGCGTCCGTTCTGCCTTCAGCTTGGGTTATGCCTGTGGTTTTCTTTTTTTTGCAGGCACCCTGGGCTGGTTCATCTACGTGACGTATCCCGGGGCTTTTTTATTCATTGCCTATCTTTCCTTATATTTTGCCGCGTTCGCCGCCGCGTTCGTTTTTTTCCGCCGTTTAGGCCTGGTCCCGCGCCTGTTCACGCTGTCCGCCGTGTGGGTCGCGCTTGAATTCATCCGCGCCCACGCCTTGAGCGGTTTCGGGTGGGTGTCCCTGGGTCACTCGCAGTATAAAAATTATCTGCTGATCCAGATCGCGGACGTGACTGGTGTTTACGGCGTGTCGTTTTTGGTCATGCTGGTCAATCTTTTGGTTTTTGAAAGTTTGAAATTTGTCCATGACATCCGCCAGCTCCGCCGGGCACAGATCATCGTGACCCTACTGGTATGTTTGGTTTTAGGGTACGGTATCGTGGATACGACGCATACGCGCGCCTACGGCCAGGTGAAGGTGGGAGTGGTCCAGCCCAACATTCCCCAGTCGCTCAAATGGGACCCCCGCCTGAAAGGGAGGATCGTTGAGCGCAACATACAATTGACACGCACATTCGGTGTCCATAAGCCCGAGATCATCATCTGGCCGGAAACATCTTTGCCGGGGATCTTGGGGGAATCGCCGGAGCTTTTTGAACAGGTCAAAAAAACCGCCCGTGACATGCAGACACCGATCCTGATGGGCACCATCATCCAGGAAGGGGAGGAACAATATTACAATTCAGCCGTTCTTGTTTCTGCCGACGGAGAAATGACCGGCCGTTATGACAAGGTCCATCTGGTGCCTTTCGGCGAGTATTTGCCGTTGCGGCCCGTGCTCGGGTTTATCAACCGTTTCATCGGCATGGGGGACTTTACTTCGGGCGTGGAATATACGCTGTTTTCCGCCGGGCGCGAACAGAAAAAATTTGGCGTGCTCATCTGTTTTGAAGATACCCTGCCGTATTTGCGCCGGGGCTTCACCAATGCCGGGGCGCAATTTTTGGTCAACATGACCAATGACGCCTGGTTTGAGGACACCAAGGCCCCGTTTTTGCATTTGCAGGCCGCGGTGTTCGGCGCCGTTGAGAACAAGCGCGCGCTGGTGCGCGCGGCCAACACCGGCGTGAGCGCCTTCATTGATCCTTTTGGCCGCGTCATCCAGGCCGTTCAAAATGAGCGCGGCAAGAAGGCCTTTGTCATGGGCACGGCCGTGGCTGCCTTGCCGCTGGTCAACCAGCGCACGGTGTACACGAAATATGGGGATGTTTTTGCAATGCTTTGTTTCTTGGGTATACTAGGGGCGATATGGGCAACAAGGACCGCATCAAAAAGATAAAACGGGCCATGGCCCGTTATACGTTTTATTTCTTTTCAGCATTTTTCCGCCTTTTGCCTTATCCCGTCGTGCGCGCCATGACCAATGCCTTGATCGCCCTCGCGTTCGTGATGGTCAAGCGCATGCGCAAGCTCTCCAGGGAAAGCCTGACCATCGCTTTCGGCAAGGAGAAAGGCGAGCGGGAGATCGAAGATATTATCCGCACCTGTTTTTCCAATTTGGGCCGCAGCGCCATTGAAATGCTGTATTTCACGCAAAGACCGCAGATGATCACCGCGAAGCTGGCGTTTGTGCCCGGCGCCCGGGAAAACCTGGAGGCCGCGCTGGCCGAGGGCAAAGGGGTCATCGCGGTCACGGCCCATTTCGGCAATTTTCCGCTCATGCTTTTGTATCTGGCCCGCATGGGATACAAGACCAATGCCATCATCCGTCCGGCGCGCGATGAGGTCATTGAAAAGGTCTTCCAGGACACCCGCACACGTTTGGGCCTGCATACCATTTACAGTTATCCGCGCCTCGAATGCGTCAAAGAATCCCTGCGCGTTTTGCGCAACAAAGAGATCTTGTGCATTCCTTTGGACCAGAATTTCGGGACCGGCGGGGTGTTCGTTAAATTTTTCGGCCAGAAAGCGGCCACAGCCACGGGGCCGGTGGTCTTTGCCGCGCGCACGGGCGCGGTCATTCTGCCCATTTTCATTGCCCGCGACGCGGACGACCGGCACAAGATCATGACGGAACCGCATTTCGCGATCGAGGCCAAGGCCACGGATGACGAGACCATCCAATACAATGTGGCCAAGATCACCGGCATCATCGAGACCTACATACGCCGCTATCCCCACGAATGGGGATGGATGCACCGGCGCTGGAAAAGTAAACCCAAGGAAGAACAAAAATGAAAAAAATACTATTGTCCGGGTTCGGATTTTTGTTGGTCATCGGCGGTATGGCGCTCACCCTGGCGCAATGGGAGATCCTGGCCATGGTCATCAGGGCCTGTGCCGGGCCTGTCCTGGCCGTTGCCGGCCTTGTCATCCTGTTCGCCGCTTCTTCTCAAAAACAATGAAACTCATCATCTTCGACCTCGACGGCACGCTGGTCAATGCCTATCCGGCCGTGCATGCGAGCATCAATCACACGCTCAGAGCCATGGGATTTTTGCCCCGGTCCGCCGCGGTCATCAAAAGTTCCGTGGGCTGGGGGGACCGGCATTTGCTGGAGACATTTGTAGGCAAAGCGAAAGGTAAGGCGGCCATTAAAATATACCGCAGGCATCATGCCGTGGCCCTGAAGACCGGCGTTCGGTTTTTGTCCGGCGCCAAAGCGATTCTAACATTTCTAAAAAGGTCCGGCTATCGGCTGGCCGTGGCCAGCAATCGTCCGACGAAGTTCACGCTCCTGATCCTTAAGATGCTTGGCGCGCGGGCGTATTTCGACATGGTGTTGTGCGCGGACAAAGTCCAAAGGCCAAAGCCCCATCCGGACATGCTCATTAAGATCATGCGTCTGCTTAAGGTCAGGAAAGAAGAGACGCTTTATGTCGGGGACATGACCATTGATGTCCTCACGGGCCGCGGGGCCCGCGTGCGCACCGTGGCGGTGGCCACGGGGTCGAGCACAACAGCGCAATTAAAACGATTGAAACCCTGGCGCGTGATTGATAAGATGAGTTGTCTAAAAACCATCATAGGAGGTTTTCATGAGCAAAAAGAAACGTAAGGGCAAACTCAACTGGCGTTCCAAAAAGGCCAACCACGGCACCAAACCCGGCAAGGGCTAATTCTTTAAAATTTTTTTAGTCCTCACGCTGTTTGTGATATAAACTATAAGTATGATCAGTTCCCGGATGCGCTGTTTGCATTGTTTTTTAGCCCTTGTTCTGGTTGTTTCCGCGGCCGGTTGCACGGCCCCTTTATTGTTTATAGGCGCCGGCGCGGTGGGCGGTTATGCCGTCAGCGGCGACACCTTTGAGGGGATCACGGCCAAAAGCCAGGAGGAGATTTGGGATGCCGCCTATCGCGTGGCCTCCATCATGGGCACCATTGAAGAAGACAACCGCCGCAGCGGGCAAATGACCGCCCGCATCAACGGCGCCCGCGTGACCATAACGCTGGTACCGGTCAATTTGACATCTACTACACTGCGCATCAAGGCCCGCAAAGGCATTTTTCCCCGTAGAGGCACCGCCCAAGAGGTTTATGTCAAGATCAACACCCAGCTGGAAGAATAGGCTTTTCGATTTTATTATTTGACAAAGCACAGAAAGCTGTTATATTATCCCTTGTATATGAGCAACGGTGATCTTAAGCCCGCAAGGTAGAAGGTGACGTGCCTTGCGGCTTTTTTATTGCCTGCCAGGCGGGATCATACAAAAACGTTGGCTCAAGTTTAATAAAGAGGAGGTATCAAAGAAATGGTTAAAGGTAAAGTAAAGTGGTTCAATGATCAAAAAGGTTTTGGATTCATTACTCCCGAAAACGGCAAAGATGTGTTTGTCCATCACAGCGTCATTCAGGGTGATGGTTACAGATCGTTAGCTGAAGGCCAGGACGTCGAGTTTGAGATCGTCCAGGGACCTAAAGGCGAGCAAGCCCAGAACGTGGTGAAATTGTAAAAAACAACTGGTCCCTTTTGGGGCCATGTTTTTTAATAGCCGCAAAAACCCTCCGTGACTTTATTAGTTGCGGAGGGTTTTTCATTTTTCGCGTTCGAGGGTGCGGGGATTAAAGCGCAGGGCGCGCAATTGGGGAGCTAATGCCGCGGTCAAGCCGACGACGGCCAGCGTCACCAGGCCGCCGGCCGCGACACAGGGAATTGTTCCTATCAGCGCCGCCACCATGCCGCTTTCAAAGGCGCCGAGTTCATTCGAAGCGCAGATAAAGACCCAGCTGACCCCCGAGATCCTTCCGCGCATGTCATCCGGCGAAAGCAACCGTACCATGGACCGGCGGATGACCATGCTCACCCCGTCAAAGATCCCGCTCAAGGTCAGGGCGGCCATGGACAGCCAGAAATTTTTTGAAAAAGCGAAAATGAGGATGCTCACGCCAAATCCCGTCACGGCCAGCAGTAGATTGCGGCCCGCGTTGGTCATGGGCGGATGACGGGCGGCGACGAGCATCATCAGCAAAGCCCCCGCGGACGGCGCGGCGTTGAGCAATCCGAACCCCTTGGCCCCGACGTGCAGAATATCATTGGCAAAGATGGGCAAAAGGGCGATGGCCCCCCCGAACAGCACGGCGAAGAGATCCAGCGCCAGGGCCCCCAAAAGCGGCTGATGGCCGAACACGAAACGCCATCCGATGCGGATACTTTTCAGCACCGGCTCCTTGTGTTCCGGCATGGTCTGCCGGCGCGGCCCTATCCCCAGCGTGCACAGCCAAGAGAGGATAAAGAATCCTGTGATGAAAACGTAGGAACCCGCCGCCCCCTTAGCATCAAACACAAAACCGATGATCGCGGGCCCCGCGATGGAACATCCGATCCACGTACTGCCTATCCACGACGAGGCCTTGACCGTGAGTTCTTGAGGGACCACCTGCGCTTCAAAAGCGCTGTTGGCCGGGTCGGCGAATCCGCGCGCGATACCGGCCAGAAAGATGACGCCGTAAAGGGGCAAAACCGACGTGTGATGACCTTCCAAAGAAAGCGCGGCCAGCGCCGCGGCGCACAGGCAGGACGCGGCGCGGGTGATGAGAAGTATTTTGCGGCGGTTGAAATGGTCGGCCACGTGTCCGCCGACGAGGACCAGGGCAATGGCCGGCACGGCTTCCACCAGCCCCAGCCAGCCCAGGGCCATGGCGCTGTGGGTGATCTGGTAAATTTGGAAACCGATGACAACGGCCAGCGCC
Protein-coding sequences here:
- the prfB gene encoding peptide chain release factor 2 (programmed frameshift), whose translation is MLDDLAKDIDELNNKLSGLRGYLDLGPKEKDIAAIQERMAQPGFWDGQERSNRQMRELKSLKNVVEPFADCVKRLADAREFLPLADGDEAMTRHIIADIAALKIQIDALELLAILSGPYDANNALLSINAGAGGTESCDWANMLLRMYTRWCDIRGFKCEIIDILHGEEAGIKNATLRIEGEKAYGYLKAEKGVHRLVRISPFDSNKRRHTSFASVEVIPEIEDDDAQMTIDPSELRVDVYRASGPGGQGVNTTDSAVRITHVPTNIVAQSQKERSQLQNKMQAMKVLRARLYELKRRQQEDVLNKEAGDKQKIEWGSQIRSYVLQPYIMVKDHRTGVETGNAQKVLDGGIDDFIQAYLRTKPEDRDKRLKNKGNDDV
- the secA gene encoding preprotein translocase subunit SecA, whose amino-acid sequence is MFDFFVRKGMVGSAQNFISRLNPKVQVHIHPDAPLPSIDLVKKLSSRASRICALEPKISALSDEQLRAKTDEFKSTIAQAVASKKAEHDQVLANYRKAQSAQEREDLAREIKRLDKELFETKRAVLDVILNEAFAVVREAGKRFLNMRPFDVQLVGGMVLHNGAIAEMTTGEGKTLVATLPAYLNALTGDGVHVVTVNDYLAHRDRHWMGPVYEFLGLSIGVIQHDMNPRERQAAYGCDITYGTNNEFGFDYLRDNMVSFKEEMVQRGHAFAIVDEVDSILVDEARTPLIISGPAEESTDKYYKAHQISLGLKGCRVTDTDVEKINAKAKGLDPEELYKDYDYVADEKAKSIALSDEGERKAAEMFGVHNLHEIETTEYLHHVICALRAKEFFKRDIDYVVKDGKVIIVDEFTGRMMPGRRWSDGLHQAVEAKEAIAIERENQTLATITFQNYFRMYQKLAGMTGTAYTEANEFKQIYNLDCVVIPTNSPMARDSHSDCVYKTQKEKYEAVVQAIEACHAKGQSVLVGTISIQKSELISALLKQKGIPHQVLNAKYHEMEAHIIAQAGRYHAVTIATNMAGRGTDIMLGGNAEYLARALALEKGKDNSDEQREAMVKTFISQFREQVKKEHDQVIAAGGLYVIGTERHESRRIDNQLRGRCGRQGDPGESRFYVSLQDDLMRLFASDRIMVVMEKLGMEEGQVIESRMVSGALEIAQKRVENYNFEIRKQLLEYDNVMNKQREVIYSLRRSILEGENLKDVVLDAVAQTAEDMIDQHAALAEATENPVNVLAAQLQAAFALNIYPIKHMFAESSTAEIKTAVVDFLMDAYELKEKQLTPEVMRRMERMVLLHVIDTQWKDHLHAMDHIKDGISLRALGQRDPLVEYKKEGFAMFKTLYGTINHEVASLMFKLEPPQGQEERPRTVLSRLPQHAVHQDFSGLAAAAAAPQGSIPEMVEEMPSAPALVPLRAEHKVGRNDPCPCGSGKKYKKCCGQ
- the lnt gene encoding apolipoprotein N-acyltransferase — translated: MILIVLSAVLLVISYPQMDWGPLAWVALVPFFFAIDGKSVRSAFSLGYACGFLFFAGTLGWFIYVTYPGAFLFIAYLSLYFAAFAAAFVFFRRLGLVPRLFTLSAVWVALEFIRAHALSGFGWVSLGHSQYKNYLLIQIADVTGVYGVSFLVMLVNLLVFESLKFVHDIRQLRRAQIIVTLLVCLVLGYGIVDTTHTRAYGQVKVGVVQPNIPQSLKWDPRLKGRIVERNIQLTRTFGVHKPEIIIWPETSLPGILGESPELFEQVKKTARDMQTPILMGTIIQEGEEQYYNSAVLVSADGEMTGRYDKVHLVPFGEYLPLRPVLGFINRFIGMGDFTSGVEYTLFSAGREQKKFGVLICFEDTLPYLRRGFTNAGAQFLVNMTNDAWFEDTKAPFLHLQAAVFGAVENKRALVRAANTGVSAFIDPFGRVIQAVQNERGKKAFVMGTAVAALPLVNQRTVYTKYGDVFAMLCFLGILGAIWATRTASKR
- a CDS encoding lysophospholipid acyltransferase family protein, translated to MGNKDRIKKIKRAMARYTFYFFSAFFRLLPYPVVRAMTNALIALAFVMVKRMRKLSRESLTIAFGKEKGEREIEDIIRTCFSNLGRSAIEMLYFTQRPQMITAKLAFVPGARENLEAALAEGKGVIAVTAHFGNFPLMLLYLARMGYKTNAIIRPARDEVIEKVFQDTRTRLGLHTIYSYPRLECVKESLRVLRNKEILCIPLDQNFGTGGVFVKFFGQKAATATGPVVFAARTGAVILPIFIARDADDRHKIMTEPHFAIEAKATDDETIQYNVAKITGIIETYIRRYPHEWGWMHRRWKSKPKEEQK
- a CDS encoding HAD-IA family hydrolase codes for the protein MKLIIFDLDGTLVNAYPAVHASINHTLRAMGFLPRSAAVIKSSVGWGDRHLLETFVGKAKGKAAIKIYRRHHAVALKTGVRFLSGAKAILTFLKRSGYRLAVASNRPTKFTLLILKMLGARAYFDMVLCADKVQRPKPHPDMLIKIMRLLKVRKEETLYVGDMTIDVLTGRGARVRTVAVATGSSTTAQLKRLKPWRVIDKMSCLKTIIGGFHEQKET
- a CDS encoding cold-shock protein; this encodes MVKGKVKWFNDQKGFGFITPENGKDVFVHHSVIQGDGYRSLAEGQDVEFEIVQGPKGEQAQNVVKL
- a CDS encoding MFS transporter, with the translated sequence MNNPDLRLFISSVGSFTLASRALAVVIGFQIYQITHSAMALGWLGLVEAVPAIALVLVGGHVADHFNRRKILLITRAASCLCAAALAALSLEGHHTSVLPLYGVIFLAGIARGFADPANSAFEAQVVPQELTVKASSWIGSTWIGCSIAGPAIIGFVFDAKGAAGSYVFITGFFILSWLCTLGIGPRRQTMPEHKEPVLKSIRIGWRFVFGHQPLLGALALDLFAVLFGGAIALLPIFANDILHVGAKGFGLLNAAPSAGALLMMLVAARHPPMTNAGRNLLLAVTGFGVSILIFAFSKNFWLSMAALTLSGIFDGVSMVIRRSMVRLLSPDDMRGRISGVSWVFICASNELGAFESGMVAALIGTIPCVAAGGLVTLAVVGLTAALAPQLRALRFNPRTLEREK